The Salvia miltiorrhiza cultivar Shanhuang (shh) chromosome 1, IMPLAD_Smil_shh, whole genome shotgun sequence genome has a window encoding:
- the LOC131005309 gene encoding uncharacterized protein LOC131005309 isoform X1, with protein sequence MAWRGSLSRSLMSTARASASRSSPPLSTLRTLRSPPVSSTRLNSRRLSFSNPSTLGELGCAQSLLSLHRTVAGARSTSHLADNVRAFCELSHGPEHIWTRRAGAQI encoded by the exons ATGGCTTGGCGCGGCTCGCTTTCCCGGTCACTCATGTCCACCGCTAGGGCTTCCGCCTCCCGCTCATCGCCGCCGCTCTCCACCCTACGCACCCTGCGTTCTCCTCCCGTTTCGTCCACTCGCCTCAACTCACGCCGCCTCTCCTTTTCCAATCCCAG CACACTGGGGGAGCTGGGATGCGCCCAATCACTATTGTCACTGCATAGGACAGTGGCCGGAGCACGGTCGACGTCTCATTTGGCTGATAATGTCCGAGCTTTCTGTGAGCTGTCCCATG GTCCTGAACATATTTGGACCAGAAGAGCCGGTGCTCAAATCTAG
- the LOC131005309 gene encoding uncharacterized protein LOC131005309 isoform X2 — MAWRGSLSRSLMSTARASASRSSPPLSTLRTLRSPPVSSTRLNSRRLSFSNPSTLGELGCAQSLLSLHRTVAGARSTSHLADNVRAFCELSHGTLCRSCQDR, encoded by the exons ATGGCTTGGCGCGGCTCGCTTTCCCGGTCACTCATGTCCACCGCTAGGGCTTCCGCCTCCCGCTCATCGCCGCCGCTCTCCACCCTACGCACCCTGCGTTCTCCTCCCGTTTCGTCCACTCGCCTCAACTCACGCCGCCTCTCCTTTTCCAATCCCAG CACACTGGGGGAGCTGGGATGCGCCCAATCACTATTGTCACTGCATAGGACAGTGGCCGGAGCACGGTCGACGTCTCATTTGGCTGATAATGTCCGAGCTTTCTGTGAGCTGTCCCATGGTACCCTCTGCCGTTCTTGTCAGGATCGCTAA
- the LOC131005309 gene encoding uncharacterized protein LOC131005309 isoform X3 yields MAWRGSLSRSLMSTARASASRSSPPLSTLRTLRSPPVSSTRLNSRRLSFSNPSTLGELGCAQSLLSLHRTVAGARSTSHLADNVRAFCELSHGT; encoded by the exons ATGGCTTGGCGCGGCTCGCTTTCCCGGTCACTCATGTCCACCGCTAGGGCTTCCGCCTCCCGCTCATCGCCGCCGCTCTCCACCCTACGCACCCTGCGTTCTCCTCCCGTTTCGTCCACTCGCCTCAACTCACGCCGCCTCTCCTTTTCCAATCCCAG CACACTGGGGGAGCTGGGATGCGCCCAATCACTATTGTCACTGCATAGGACAGTGGCCGGAGCACGGTCGACGTCTCATTTGGCTGATAATGTCCGAGCTTTCTGTGAGCTGTCCCATG GTACCTGA